GGCGCCCCACTGCCCTCGAAAGCAGTGATTCATCTCAATTACCGGTTTCTCACTCCAATCCCCTTTAATCCTAGGATTAAAATGCAAAAACCTCGCCGCCTCCTCCCCTCTAACCACCTTCTCCCGCCTCAGCTCCACCATAAACTGCGACACCATCACATCCTTCCCTAGCGATATACTCGGTTCCTTCTCATTATGGGCCCTCCTCGGCTGCCCCACCACCGTCATGTGGGACCCAATTGTAAGCCCACATGGTAGCCCCACCGCCCCCTTAAACTCCGCCGCCGTCATTGAAATCTTCTCTGGGCACCTAAACGACGCCGTCTCGTTCCCTGGACCTACCGCCTTGTGGGCCCCACCTGGGTAAACCTCCAATTTGGACCATAATTCAGACCCCAAAACCCACGCTTGCATGGCGGTCTTGTAAATGGAGCTGTTGTCGGAGTGTCGAACCCGGAGGTCCAGCCGAGATAGAATTCGGGTCGGTTTCTCAAGTCGGGGCTTTTCGGTTATGAAACGTATCGGAGGTTCGTTGTAGTTTTCTAAGAAACGGAACAACACAGGGAATTGAGTAGTCATCaagaaaaagtaaacaaaaacaagaCCCATTAAGAGGTGGAGTGACCTGAGTCGACTCATTATCACCACCGAGTCAAACTTGTGACTCGGCCTCTTCATCTCTCTCTCAAAATCGAAGAAATTTGGGAGGAGAAAGAAACTGGAGAATTTGGGGtcaaatttcgtaatttaatttttcttaattttgggATGTTTCATGCAAGCTTATAATTATGGgaaattatttcaaaaaaaaaaatcaaaattgggAGGCAGTTTTGGAGTAGATATAGTAATGAAATCAATTAAGATTAGAAATTTCTATTTTTGCAGTTACTACTTACTAGGAATCTCAAGTGAATCATACGGAGTAAGAGATACTCCGTACTTCAACAAAAATGATGCGTTCTTTTGGTACATTAACGTGTTTGGCGGTTTGGCCTAATGGTTGACCGGTTATGTCTCAAGCTCGAGTTATATTGTCCTTATGGGGTATGATTTACTcggaaaaaaaaatgatttaagaGCATTATTTTTGGTACAAGGTGTCAGCAAGCTCAGGGCGAAATAAGAAATTATACATAGGGGTTCAAATTttaacatataatttttataagcTAAAAATTGAACCTTGTACCTCCAAGGAGCACTAATTTAAAGGAAAATAACCACTTAAGTTATACTAAACATGTACTTTTatagtgcatgtttaatacttaAACATATCATGGGGACCATGGCCCCCGCCAACCCCCTAATTCCGCCCTGAGCAAGCTGAGACAAGACGATATGTatcacaattttttattttattagacCAACTACGTTCAATAGTCTGCCAGTGCCTAATAAGGTAACTGACTGATAATTaataaatagtttttttttacatctattactatatactaaaagagacaccaggaatgacacgtgtcatttcctggtgaaaaattttcccgccaaaaactctttcctaaaaagacatatttattttattcttttttattttctctccttttgcataaatgtttatatatggaaaaaaatatataggattatgaaatatgccattattaaaattttggtaaacttttagtcaaactgtcatgtcaataatagaaaatattcttactcgatattttggtcaaattagcatattaaatatatcaaatattttagtcagatcatcatattaaacatataaaatatataatacgtagtgtgttaaaatatgataaaatgagtacattcaagattattaattatgcaatagatttaagggataaataattcaattaaattttttataaaaacgatggtcaaataataatttttaaatatccgtgcgtgcacgggacctaatctagttctATATAAACTTTTAGTTAAAATCGTCTTATGAGTTTATGAGTATAAGACTATCAATTACACTTTATTTTCGAATAGTTATAATTAGAAAGCTGCAGTTTATAGTCAAATATTATGCTTTGTTAGTTTTTCTTCTAATAAAAATGTGTCAATTCTCGTTCTATTAGTCACAGTTTTAGGTCAATAGCTACgaagtactacctccgtttctgaaagttctttacgctttggaaaatgtgtctaaagtatgaaaactttgaccgtaaattcccactattatatacatcaaaacgtcaCATGTattatcttgttagattggtctcggtatgtattttAAGAAtataaacttgttataaatttttCACGGacgaaattagatatattattagttaaatattgcattggagtccgtgcaaataataactgtaaagaactttaTGAAACGGAAAAAGTATGATTCTGTGTAAATAGAGTAAGTTTCGCGTTAATTGTTATGATTTTTGTGTTAATAGTTATAATTTTTTCGTTAATAGCGACGGTCTTATAAGTATAAGATTATACAAATGTAAATAGGATCGTCTTTAATAACGAATACGAACTAAAACTATGGAGGATTGGAGGGTGGACCATGGACGTGAATTTGTATGGAATATGGATAGTTTAATGAATGTAGATCTCAATCTCGCAAGATGAGATGTCTCTTCCTTATCACATTATAgtcaaaattttcaattaagTTTGGATAATATAAACAAAACCATTATTATTATGGAGTACATGGAAACTTGTTAGATTATTTTCAATGAAACTAATGTCACTATTTTCTTTTTACTCGGAGAATCACTTGAGCCACATACTAATTTTATACTTTGTATCCTACTCtcttcgtttctttttgttctttacggttttttttttgtgtctcaaaatgttctttacatttccttttatattacgGAGTATCACATAGATActttaatattctattaaaatttgtatcaaattgttattttaatcaattaaattcattgcgtcattaatctctcacacttttctattgtgacattaaatttttctcatttttcaaatatcagaattttgataaaagtaaaaacattataaataaacgtaatttttcatgtttaaataaaagaataaaggaatctcaatacacattaattaattattaggtAAAAGGTTAAACGTAAAGAGAAAAAAAGACGAATGGAATATAATAGTAATGTTAGTAAAAAGAAAAgtagaaaggaaaaaaaaaaaaaggaaaaaagggggTGTTTGATATGGTTATTTGTTTCTTACAGTAATTTGAATGGTGGGCTAAGTGAGTCAGAGTCATGTTACAGGGTGAGTAAAGGAAGTGATGTAAGGATGTGTAGTCCACGTAATCATTCTGGTACTGAGTGACGAGTGAAAGGGTCCCACTTAATGCAACGTGTCAGAAAATATAAAGTGTTTGAAGTTAGATGAGCATTCAAGTGTCAATGTTGCATCTGCATGTCATCGGATAACAACAACCTTTGAGTTCAAAACCTTTGGCTTTTGCTTTTCAACTCCGATTATTCCGCCGGATATTCATGTACAGACTACAGACCCTGTTTCAAATTTACTGATATGGAATCCTCCCCATTTTCAAAATATGTGTTCGCAATACATTAGCGTTTTAGATGGTAGTTAGCGTTTTAAATAAATGATAACTAGATCTTGAAACCTTTTAAAAAACGAGTAGTTGTATAGTGATTGGTTTTTTCACTAATTTTAAGTTTTTGTTCACTGGCTATTAAAGGAGATGGAGTGAAAGAGGTTGAATaatctatctatactaatatattaaaaggcgttgagaaAAATGTCTATATGGCACGTAGTACTCTTCCCTTTGCGCCACATCATCTACTCAGCAAATGATATATATGTACCTCAAGTGTGGatgataactctcattaccatcttaaccaacaaccatttgtggtttatctcttcacattaatttataaatgaatgttaACATGAAATTTACAATAACTAAacttttatgtgactttttattttctattgactattttggaaaaaaattataattaaagaattaggacaaccatgaataaatatgatgtcataagtctcataaacaTCAACTACAGAAATGTCTTGCATGGCtacatatatctaatttggtatttgttaattttgaatcacttatttccactagaaaacaaattatacaattgtaaggtgatgcaattgaaaaattatttctcatgataaatgacttagtgtGTTTGTGTAATTGACGAACTTGGTGAATGCTTTCACTTAATGGTATCTTATCAAATATTTTGctcaaaaaaatctaaaattttaactattcaatgtagcaatcggggcatcgcccgagccacacactagttgtgaattaaatggtgaattgagGTTGAATGAAAGATGAGGTGGGAGAGAAGTTAAAACTATAGCAAACAATAATAGAGAAAATCTATGCCTAGTCTATACCtagtagtatttaaaaaggataacCATAGATAATTGAATGACTCATGACACCCCATCTTTTATCTatacatttattttttatttctactttatttcttttattgtttgttatacgaagtattttacaGTTTCAACACTTATTCTACAGTTCCACTCCCTCTTCCtctttaacactcaatattagttcatcatttattttatttttatcaacTTTCACCATTACAAACATATAATCTCAGTAAAATCACAAAACCTCAATAAAATCAGCACTTTGAAAGACAGCTAACCACTATATAATTGTCCGTTCGAAGAACGTGATTAAAAGCTAGttgaaaaaagaaaacaaaacccAAGTTGAGGGATGAAAGAAGGGGATGCCACGTGTCATCGAATCATTTATGGTTTCAGTTTTTAAACACTAGGTATAGATTATAaaagtaactttttttttcccaCAATTTTGTATAcacatttttaattattatacatggttataaaaaaaaatttaacatcttaaattgcACAATGAGGTTACAATTAGACTAATACATTAATATCTCATAAGAGGTGAAAAAAAGAGGGCAAAACAAGAAATTGCATtataggtttttttttcttttcaaaaagaATTGTATTCTAAAAGAAAACAGAAGTATAATTTTGGTCATAAATATTTGACAAGTCTATGTTATTAGtctaaataatactccgtacaaaCTAAATGGGTCAGAAAAAGATTATGAAGTCATCAAATGGGTCGAACTCAAGTCTAATAAGGGGATCTCCGTTTCCGGCCTATATATATGCATCTCTTCTATTCCAGTTGAGGGGACCAAAACTTTATTATTCAACTGTCCAAAGTTCATAAAATTCACTAGGAAATATctataatatatattaaaagacgttttTACAATAAACGTATATATGTCAACATGCtatcaatcaactttcatttAAAAATTGAGAAATATGGTTTGCATAAGATTTGAACATGTGATCTTTTTTCTATACTAGAGCTTTATCTAATTGAGCTATTACCTTTTATGTGTtatctttgcaaaatatatTAATGTAATATCGAAAAtatcttataaaaatattaaaacatgaattcattaaagcatataataaataattgttATTGACATAATAATCTGGGGCATCGCTCTGGTCCAAATACTAGTTTTTCTCTGAAAGTAGTGAACATCCCGCTTCAATTTCGTGTTGGTTGCTTAGCTAAATGGAAACTCGTGTTAAAGTAAATAAGTGAACATATTCACCCTACATTCAAACTTAGATTGATCTCATCAAGTGAACGTCATCCTACACTCAAAATTCAATCTGGTTGACGATATCAAACGATCTTCACTTAAAACCAAAGTTTGGTATGATACACGTATAACTGCCACGACAGCATGTAGGCTTCTTCGAACAATGTGATATCTCACACCGGGTAAATCCTTAACCCTTCCCCCTCTTACTAATTAAGATTACAAAATGTTCTTGTAAATTATGGCCAATACCAGGTATATAAGCAGTGATTTCAAATCTAGAGATTAGGTAGTTTAAGTTCAATTGAGTGAACTGCTTCGGTTAGTGCGCATACACAGTATGCTTCCTCCTTATGTTCGAAGAAAGTTAAAGGCGGAAACAATTATTCCTATCACATTGTTCGTTCACTTCCTAAATGGAGATTGAGGCGCGAATTGAATTAGAAACTTAATTTAACTATTATAAACTATAAGAGATTGTACCAAAACATTCTTCAAATACCAATAAAAGttgagtgtttttttttttttaataattttggtGTATTCTTatgcctttttttttaattatctatataatgATTATGGTGTATTTCTATGCGTGATTTGGGTGAGTTTTTTGTTTCCTTGGTGCGACCTTATTATAGAGGGTGGTAGGTATGGTGCTTTTTGTTGGTAGAATCAAGGTGTCCCTGCCTGACTCTACCTTGACGGTGTATTTGGTTCACAATTGTTGTTCTCTTTTGGTCTTCGATTGTCGATCGGGTAGTGTTTGTTGGTAGAATCAAGGTGTCCTAGCCTATCTGTACATTGACGAAGCGTTTGGTGCACAGTCATTGTTCTCGTTTGGTATTTGGTTTGCGAGATCGTTTAAGTGGGTTTTGTTGTTGTGTCACAACTTATTTGGCAGGTAAAAGGTGTTTCCTCCGTCATAGTGGTAGCGGGTTGCTATCTTTTGTAGTTTATTGGATCGAGTGCGATCAAGAAGTGACCGTAATCCATTTTATAGTGTTATCTCAAGAAGTTGGTGCTCTATGTTCGTGAATTGGGTTGTTGACGTGTTGATCGAAGACATTAGATTGGAAATTTCAGTAGTCATGATTTTACACTCCACTTATATAATTCGTGTTACGGTTGTTTCTTTTGTAGGTggtggtgggggggggggggaggttaTGATATAATAAGCGTTCTAATATGTTTGTGTTCGTTTAGAAATCTAATGTTAATACCCTATCTATTATATTATGGTTTCCTATATACAATTAATAATGTAACCAAGTTGTGAAATTATATTATCGTCCATTAATAATATTCTCCTTTTTTTAAAGGTAATTAATAATATTCTCCTTAGCTTAACATGTCTTTTGGGaaagttagtttttttttaaaatcaaatCATAACTGTCAATGACCACAGTACGCGTGTAAAAATACCATTACCTAACACCAAGGAGattgttgttttgtttttcCTCGTACAGGACATCACGGATCATcactcttcttcttctctctttctAAGGTTTCCCTTCTGCAATAAAAATATCCTTGCTttaacaaagaaaataaaatttgcGATTTTGGTATTAATTAGGAAAAACTTTTGAGgagatttattttaataaaacccTTAAAtcaaaattaaggaaaataataagaaaaaaagaTGGATCCTATGGTGATAGGAGCAAGGGAAATAAGTTTTGGAGACTCCAATGATTTCGAGAAGGAATCGAAGCTCTCGCTTGGCGAACGTCTTAAGGTTTTTAAAAGTTCCCAATTTGATCCTGATGCTTTCATCGATTCGAAATGTCATAGAATGGCCGAAAAGGTTTGATCTTTTTCAAATTAGATTAATTattttgtaataattttatgatAAAATTCGAGATTGTACTCCATGTTGTTAAAGTAGCTGAAATCTAAGAAAATGTAATGTTTTTTACGATTTCATATTGTATGTTTGATCATGTACTTATTTTTACgcctatatttatttatttatttatttgtttgtttaatcTTGTTATGTTTACTAGGAGCTAAAGCATTTAACAATGTATCTCAAGGAACTTAAGAAGGAATCGGCTGAGGAGATGCGTAAGAGTGTTTATGCTAATTATTCTGCTTTTATACGGTCAGCAGAATTATATTATCTTTCAGGATTTTTATTCATTTCTGTCGTGTCTCTTTTAACATTTATTATTGTGGTAAAGTCTTGTATGTGACAATATTTTACTTATTGTGGCGCAACTTTTGATGTATCGTAATGAGTTTGTGTTACACGGACTCAGTAATGAAAAAAGCATTCCTAGCTACGAAAGAAATTCAAAAACTGATACAACTGAACCAACATGCAGGACTGCAAAGGAAATATCAGCACTTGAGGGTCAACTTCTATCACTTcgaaacttgttatcaactcaAGCAGCAGTTGTTCATGGCTTATCAGATGGAGTCCATGTAAACTCTTTATCACCGGGTCTAGAAGGTCCAACAGATGAAGACATGTCTAGGAATAAAAATAACGAGGTTACTAGGATTGAGACATGGTTGAATGAATTCCTCGAGTCCCTAGAAGTGCTCTTAGCAGAGAGAAGGGTAGAGGAAGCATTAACAGCCCTAGATGAAACAGATAGAGTGGTTGAAGATGCCAATGACAGAGGATCCCTTAAACAAACGATTCTAATATCACTCCAAAACGCCATTATGGCAAGCAAACTGAAGTTAGCTGATCAGCTAGTTGAAACAGCTAGCCAGTCTTCTACCAAAGGTGCTGAGAGAAGAGCAGTTGTAACGGCACTTAAAAGACTTGGTGATGGTCTAAGGGCTCATACATTACTTTTAAATGCACATCATCAGAAACTTCACCACACTATGCAAATTCTAAAGCCTACAGCAACTTCTAATGTCAGTCCTGGTGCAGCTTATTGCACTAGTTTGTCACAACTCGTGTTCTCCACCATAGCTCAAGCTTCAAGTGATTCTCTAGCTGTTTTTGGGGAGGATACTTCATATACATCAGAATTAGTGTCTTGGGCAGTTAAGGAAACTAAGAATTTTGGTGTTTTGGTAAGAAGGCAATCCCTTGCTCAGTCAGCTGCTTCAGGGAATCTGAGAGCTGCTGCTCAGTGCGTGCAAATATGTTTAGGACATTGTTCATTGCTTGAGTCTCAAGGACTTTCACTCTCTCCTGTTATTCTGAAAGATTTCAAGCCACTTGTTGAACAGGCACTTAGTGCTAATCTGAGAAGGATCGAACAGAACTGTGCTGCTCTTGCTTCTTCTGACGACTGGTCTTTGAAACATCCACATGGTGGGGGTGTCAATCAATCTAGGCTCAGTAGCAGTGCCAACAGATTCAATTCTATGGTCCAGGTGCGCCTCCTTGGTCCTTGCCTTATGCATTTAGCCTTTTCCAATATCATTTCTTGTATTAGACTCCGTTTATTTTTATAGAAAACACAAAATGAGAAAATGattttcccattttcctttgtttgttttgttaaggGTGGAAAGCAACTTTTCCAGGGGAAAATCAATGTTTCCAAAGGTGAAAAACAAACTTTCCCTTTGAAAACAAGGAATGCCACATTTTCCACTCTGATCCTTATATTTCCTTTAATCTTCTCTCATTTTCAATtccatgttctttttctttatattttttcttgcaAGGAAACAAACAAAGGACAACTATTTTCCCTTGATGTTTTCCTTGAAAATCATTTTCCggggaaaatcattttcctttgaaaatattttttgttGAAACAAACGTAGATTTAGTTTCATTACATGTACTCAGGAGCTCGCTCTTTCAGGATCTTTTTGAAGACGTGGAACCCCTAGAGACTTTACAGCTGGGAACTCCATTGCTCGAAGGGTTAATACAAGTTTTTCATTCCTTCGTGAACACCCTAATAAGCGCGTTCCCAGTATCAGTAACCGAAGCAACCCAAGATGGTCTAGGAGTCCCAATTGTCAAGGTGGCCGAGACTGAAGCCCAACAACTAGCTTTGCTAGCCAATGCACTCCTTCTAGCTGACGAGTTTCTCCCACGTGCTGCTGCAAAGATGTTGCCCTTAAACCATACTATTAGGGATGAAGAACCTTCAAGAAGAGATATAGACAGACAAAACCGTGTACTAGAGCAGAGAGACTGGAAGAAGAGGCTTCAAAAATCTGTTGACAGGTTAAGAGACAGCTTCTGCAGACAACATGCCCTTGAGCTTATCTTTACTGATGATGGTGAACTTCGACTTACAGCACACATGTACACTAGATTGGATGGTTATGCTGAGGAACCTGAGTGGTTCCCTTCTTCAATTTTCCAGGTTATATCCTTCTCCTTCACATCTTCAATCACATTATTAAGTTTGTGTTCTACTGTTCTCTTCACCGATGAAAAACAATATTTTACGACCTTTAACTAGTTATAAGGCTGAAATTTGTAAGTCAATAAAATAGTATTTTTTGGGGTGTTATTGTTAGGAGTTGTACATGAGGTTGAGTCAGATAGCAACACTTGCATCGGAGATGTTTGTAGGAAGGGAAAGGTTCGCGACATTACTGCTAATAAGATTGACAGAGACAATAATTTTGTGGATTTCTGATGATCAAACCTTTTGGGAAGAAATTGAGCAGGGGACCAAGCCTTTAGGTCCTTTTGGCCTTCAACAGGTAGGATATACATTCACACTCTCACATAAGTCATCTTATGATAAGTTATGCATTCATATTGATTATGAaaacttacttttttttttaaatgttgtAGTTTTACTTAGATATGGAGTTTGTGATGCTTTTTGCATCCCAAGGCCGGTTCTTGTCTCGAAATCTCCAACAGGTAGCTAAAAACATCATTGCTAGAGCAATCGATGCAGTGTCTGCTACTGGGATTGATCCTTACAGGTCAGCTTACATTACCGTAGCATGATTAGTGTAATTTGTTCATTGTCATCGGCCACTAATCAAAGTTGGCCTTCTGCAGTTCTTTGCCTGAAGATGAATGGTTTGCCGAAGTAGCTCAAATAGCACTAAAAATGTTAACAGGAAATGCCAACTTTGAAAATGAAGACCGGGAAGCTGTCAGCCCCACAGTATCAGTTTCAGGAAGATCAATGACATCAGGTTTTTCTCATGGGAGCCTTGCGAGTATGTAATTAACTATCTGTAATCATCAGATTTTTGTAACTTACAGTAAGATGGAAGGTCAAATCACACATGTAATTTACTAATTTTCAATACGACTTTTGCGCGTTTTAGGAGCTTATTGTCAAAAATCTCACAAGTAAACTTATCTGTGATCCAACTTCAAACAATTGTTTTTGCACGATTTCGTTTTCGATCTCATTACAAGAATTTACTAGTAAGTAGAGGGACTAAATGTACGTATTCATAGGGTTGACCTATAGCTAATTATTTATAACTTAACTACAGTAGATACAATATAGGGAGCATGATATTTTTCAATTTAGGCCATGCATATTACTCTGTATTATTGTGAAATCAAAAGTTTGACCTGGAGGTCACATGGGAACATCTTAAACACTAAATATGGCTTTAGGAATCAGGATACGCAATGTTGAAGAAGACACAAATCTTATTGGAGGATACAATTCAACTACTCtagatttttatgtttttgcagTTGCATTATACAATTTTGactatttttattatttctttttaacTATGTTATTAGGACTAGGGCATTATATAGTATTTGCATTGATATTCAGTTTAAAATCATCCGTGAATTTATCTCAAAATAAGGTGTCTGATTATCGAGGATCCGACACGAGTACTTGAGTCAAAATGAAAAGCCCAATTAACATACTAGCATCCAAACATAGCACGAGAGAACATTATTTATGAACACTAGCCAATTCGTTATCTAACTATTAAGTGTCCATGGAACAAATATATCTACTCTTAAAGTTGACTAACAAAACCTAGGAGGGGACCTCATACACAGGGTTGacctttgctaatttcatacaGTATTATAATATTATCAACTTCAATTATTTGTATACTTTGCAAGTGCATTATATcattaattagtttttaagttttTGGTTAAGATTTTTTAATAACACAAGTGCCAGCAATTTCAGGCTTGAAATAATATGCAAAGCATGTTCCCATAAAGAGATTAATTCAAAAGATCTGACATTAGAACTGctacttaaaaataataatatgtactTTGGACTTTATTGAACACTACAAAAGTTAAGAcaacaaattaaaatcaatGAATTCTTAAAAGACCATTGTAATATTGCAAAATTAAATGATTAGAGAATATCAAAAGAGGTTAGTATGCCTTTTTCTTCTCGAGATTTAACTTCGGAGTACCCCATTCGGAGTAAcgggagtactccgtataatataGAAGAATAAGTGTTACAGTCGAccgatattttaattttttttctttt
This sequence is a window from Spinacia oleracea cultivar Varoflay chromosome 1, BTI_SOV_V1, whole genome shotgun sequence. Protein-coding genes within it:
- the LOC110784431 gene encoding exocyst complex component EXO84A, yielding MDPMVIGAREISFGDSNDFEKESKLSLGERLKVFKSSQFDPDAFIDSKCHRMAEKELKHLTMYLKELKKESAEEMRKSVYANYSAFIRTAKEISALEGQLLSLRNLLSTQAAVVHGLSDGVHVNSLSPGLEGPTDEDMSRNKNNEVTRIETWLNEFLESLEVLLAERRVEEALTALDETDRVVEDANDRGSLKQTILISLQNAIMASKLKLADQLVETASQSSTKGAERRAVVTALKRLGDGLRAHTLLLNAHHQKLHHTMQILKPTATSNVSPGAAYCTSLSQLVFSTIAQASSDSLAVFGEDTSYTSELVSWAVKETKNFGVLVRRQSLAQSAASGNLRAAAQCVQICLGHCSLLESQGLSLSPVILKDFKPLVEQALSANLRRIEQNCAALASSDDWSLKHPHGGGVNQSRLSSSANRFNSMVQDLFEDVEPLETLQLGTPLLEGLIQVFHSFVNTLISAFPVSVTEATQDGLGVPIVKVAETEAQQLALLANALLLADEFLPRAAAKMLPLNHTIRDEEPSRRDIDRQNRVLEQRDWKKRLQKSVDRLRDSFCRQHALELIFTDDGELRLTAHMYTRLDGYAEEPEWFPSSIFQELYMRLSQIATLASEMFVGRERFATLLLIRLTETIILWISDDQTFWEEIEQGTKPLGPFGLQQFYLDMEFVMLFASQGRFLSRNLQQVAKNIIARAIDAVSATGIDPYSSLPEDEWFAEVAQIALKMLTGNANFENEDREAVSPTVSVSGRSMTSGFSHGSLASM